From Miscanthus floridulus cultivar M001 chromosome 15, ASM1932011v1, whole genome shotgun sequence, the proteins below share one genomic window:
- the LOC136508037 gene encoding SAGA-associated factor 29 homolog A-like isoform X1, whose amino-acid sequence MLSSVGGGSAGGGGADIAGLLEKAKELDQLKKDQDDIVVEINKIHKKVLASPDMVDKSVDAILLKLRGLYARAKELSENEISASNALIGLLDGLLQSGASTAQKKKIEVGEQKKKRIKSDTDSARFSAASMRNQLDQAASLKGEQVAARVKSDDEKDEWFVVKVIHFDKETKEYEVLDEEPGDDEESTQKYERKYKLPMSYIIPFPKKGDPSSAPDFGQGRQVLAVYPGTTALYRATVASHHKRKSDDYILEFDDDEEDGSLPQRAVPFYRVVALPEGHRQ is encoded by the exons ATGTTGTCGTCGGTTGGGGGCGGCAGCGCGGGCGGCGGAGGAGCGGACATCGCCGGCCTGCTGGAGAAGGCCAAGGAGCTGGACCAGCTGAAGAAGGACCAGGACGACATCGTTGTCGAGATCAATAAGATTCACAAGAAGGTCCTCGCAT CCCCAGATATGGTTGATAAATCAGTTGATGCCATTTTGCTTAAGCTTCGTGGTTTATATGCACGTGCAAAGGAGCTCTCTGAGAATGAAATCAG TGCCTCAAATGCTTTGATTGGATTACTAGATGGTTTGTTGCAATCTGGAGCGTCAACTGCACAAAAGAAAAAGATAG AAGTTGGTGAGCAGAAAAAGAAGAGGATCAAGTCTGATACAGATTCTGCACGATTTTCTGCTGCATCTATGAGGAATCAACTTGACCAAGCTGCAAGCCTGAAAGGAGAGCAg GTTGCTGCTAGGGTAAAAtcagatgatgaaaaagatgagTGGTTTGTCGTGAAGGTCATACATTTTGATAAGGAAACAAAAGA GTATGAAGTACTTGACGAAGAACCAGGTGATGATGAAGAGAGCACCCAAAAGTATGAGAG GAAGTACAAGTTGCCTATGTCTTACATTATTCCATTTCCAAAGAAGGGGGATCCTTCGAGTGCCCCAGATTTTGGGCAGGGTCGACAAGTTTTAGCAGTTTATCCTGGCACAACAGCATTATACAGAGCTACCGTAGCTTCTCATCATAAG AGGAAGTCTGATGA TTatattctggagtttgatgatgatgaggaggacggGTCTCTACCGCAAAGAGCTGTGCCGTTCTATAGGGTGGTTGCCCTCCCGGAGGGCCACCGGCAGTGA
- the LOC136508037 gene encoding SAGA-associated factor 29 homolog A-like isoform X3, with protein MLSSVGGGSAGGGGADIAGLLEKAKELDQLKKDQDDIVVEINKIHKKVLASPDMVDKSVDAILLKLRGLYARAKELSENEISASNALIGLLDGLLQSGASTAQKKKIEVGEQKKKRIKSDTDSARFSAASMRNQLDQAASLKGEQVAARVKSDDEKDEWFVVKVIHFDKETKEYEVLDEEPGDDEESTQKKYKLPMSYIIPFPKKGDPSSAPDFGQGRQVLAVYPGTTALYRATVASHHKRKSDDYILEFDDDEEDGSLPQRAVPFYRVVALPEGHRQ; from the exons ATGTTGTCGTCGGTTGGGGGCGGCAGCGCGGGCGGCGGAGGAGCGGACATCGCCGGCCTGCTGGAGAAGGCCAAGGAGCTGGACCAGCTGAAGAAGGACCAGGACGACATCGTTGTCGAGATCAATAAGATTCACAAGAAGGTCCTCGCAT CCCCAGATATGGTTGATAAATCAGTTGATGCCATTTTGCTTAAGCTTCGTGGTTTATATGCACGTGCAAAGGAGCTCTCTGAGAATGAAATCAG TGCCTCAAATGCTTTGATTGGATTACTAGATGGTTTGTTGCAATCTGGAGCGTCAACTGCACAAAAGAAAAAGATAG AAGTTGGTGAGCAGAAAAAGAAGAGGATCAAGTCTGATACAGATTCTGCACGATTTTCTGCTGCATCTATGAGGAATCAACTTGACCAAGCTGCAAGCCTGAAAGGAGAGCAg GTTGCTGCTAGGGTAAAAtcagatgatgaaaaagatgagTGGTTTGTCGTGAAGGTCATACATTTTGATAAGGAAACAAAAGA GTATGAAGTACTTGACGAAGAACCAGGTGATGATGAAGAGAGCACCCAAAA GAAGTACAAGTTGCCTATGTCTTACATTATTCCATTTCCAAAGAAGGGGGATCCTTCGAGTGCCCCAGATTTTGGGCAGGGTCGACAAGTTTTAGCAGTTTATCCTGGCACAACAGCATTATACAGAGCTACCGTAGCTTCTCATCATAAG AGGAAGTCTGATGA TTatattctggagtttgatgatgatgaggaggacggGTCTCTACCGCAAAGAGCTGTGCCGTTCTATAGGGTGGTTGCCCTCCCGGAGGGCCACCGGCAGTGA
- the LOC136508037 gene encoding SAGA-associated factor 29 homolog A-like isoform X2, which yields MLSSVGGGSAGGGGADIAGLLEKAKELDQLKKDQDDIVVEINKIHKKVLASPDMVDKSVDAILLKLRGLYARAKELSENEISASNALIGLLDGLLQSGASTAQKKKIVGEQKKKRIKSDTDSARFSAASMRNQLDQAASLKGEQVAARVKSDDEKDEWFVVKVIHFDKETKEYEVLDEEPGDDEESTQKYERKYKLPMSYIIPFPKKGDPSSAPDFGQGRQVLAVYPGTTALYRATVASHHKRKSDDYILEFDDDEEDGSLPQRAVPFYRVVALPEGHRQ from the exons ATGTTGTCGTCGGTTGGGGGCGGCAGCGCGGGCGGCGGAGGAGCGGACATCGCCGGCCTGCTGGAGAAGGCCAAGGAGCTGGACCAGCTGAAGAAGGACCAGGACGACATCGTTGTCGAGATCAATAAGATTCACAAGAAGGTCCTCGCAT CCCCAGATATGGTTGATAAATCAGTTGATGCCATTTTGCTTAAGCTTCGTGGTTTATATGCACGTGCAAAGGAGCTCTCTGAGAATGAAATCAG TGCCTCAAATGCTTTGATTGGATTACTAGATGGTTTGTTGCAATCTGGAGCGTCAACTGCACAAAAGAAAAAGATAG TTGGTGAGCAGAAAAAGAAGAGGATCAAGTCTGATACAGATTCTGCACGATTTTCTGCTGCATCTATGAGGAATCAACTTGACCAAGCTGCAAGCCTGAAAGGAGAGCAg GTTGCTGCTAGGGTAAAAtcagatgatgaaaaagatgagTGGTTTGTCGTGAAGGTCATACATTTTGATAAGGAAACAAAAGA GTATGAAGTACTTGACGAAGAACCAGGTGATGATGAAGAGAGCACCCAAAAGTATGAGAG GAAGTACAAGTTGCCTATGTCTTACATTATTCCATTTCCAAAGAAGGGGGATCCTTCGAGTGCCCCAGATTTTGGGCAGGGTCGACAAGTTTTAGCAGTTTATCCTGGCACAACAGCATTATACAGAGCTACCGTAGCTTCTCATCATAAG AGGAAGTCTGATGA TTatattctggagtttgatgatgatgaggaggacggGTCTCTACCGCAAAGAGCTGTGCCGTTCTATAGGGTGGTTGCCCTCCCGGAGGGCCACCGGCAGTGA
- the LOC136508037 gene encoding SAGA-associated factor 29 homolog A-like isoform X4 — translation MLSSVGGGSAGGGGADIAGLLEKAKELDQLKKDQDDIVVEINKIHKKVLASPDMVDKSVDAILLKLRGLYARAKELSENEISASNALIGLLDGLLQSGASTAQKKKIEVGEQKKKRIKSDTDSARFSAASMRNQLDQAASLKGEQVAARVKSDDEKDEWFVVKVIHFDKETKEYEVLDEEPGDDEESTQKYERKYKLPMSYIIPFPKKGDPSSAPDFGQGRQVLAVYPGTTALYRATVASHHKLYSGV, via the exons ATGTTGTCGTCGGTTGGGGGCGGCAGCGCGGGCGGCGGAGGAGCGGACATCGCCGGCCTGCTGGAGAAGGCCAAGGAGCTGGACCAGCTGAAGAAGGACCAGGACGACATCGTTGTCGAGATCAATAAGATTCACAAGAAGGTCCTCGCAT CCCCAGATATGGTTGATAAATCAGTTGATGCCATTTTGCTTAAGCTTCGTGGTTTATATGCACGTGCAAAGGAGCTCTCTGAGAATGAAATCAG TGCCTCAAATGCTTTGATTGGATTACTAGATGGTTTGTTGCAATCTGGAGCGTCAACTGCACAAAAGAAAAAGATAG AAGTTGGTGAGCAGAAAAAGAAGAGGATCAAGTCTGATACAGATTCTGCACGATTTTCTGCTGCATCTATGAGGAATCAACTTGACCAAGCTGCAAGCCTGAAAGGAGAGCAg GTTGCTGCTAGGGTAAAAtcagatgatgaaaaagatgagTGGTTTGTCGTGAAGGTCATACATTTTGATAAGGAAACAAAAGA GTATGAAGTACTTGACGAAGAACCAGGTGATGATGAAGAGAGCACCCAAAAGTATGAGAG GAAGTACAAGTTGCCTATGTCTTACATTATTCCATTTCCAAAGAAGGGGGATCCTTCGAGTGCCCCAGATTTTGGGCAGGGTCGACAAGTTTTAGCAGTTTATCCTGGCACAACAGCATTATACAGAGCTACCGTAGCTTCTCATCATAAG TTatattctggagtttga